One genomic segment of Ctenopharyngodon idella isolate HZGC_01 chromosome 7, HZGC01, whole genome shotgun sequence includes these proteins:
- the fgf19 gene encoding fibroblast growth factor 19: protein MLLLLFVTVCGSSIGVESLPLPDSGPHLANDWGEAVRLRHLYAARRGLHLQINTEGEISGSHMQSSDSLVEIRPVDTGSVVIRGVASSRFLCMDRRGKLYGSYTYSKEDCSFLERILPDGYNIYVSRKYGVLVNLGKDGTVASQFLPMVNTLSQEPTDRHSGEQRSLVDTQQDHQLGLQIDSMDPFGKISQIVIQSPSFNKR from the exons ATGCTCCTCTTACTCTTTGTCACTGTTTGTGGAAGTAGCATCGGCGTGGAGAGCCTCCCGTTGCCCGACTCTGGTCCACATTTGGCAAATGACTGGGGAGAAGCCGTTCGGCTCCGACATCTGTACGCAGCCAGACGCGGTTTACATCTGCAAATAAACACAGAGGGGGAAATCAGTGGATCGCACATGCAAAGCTCGGACA GTTTGGTTGAGATTCGGCCGGTGGATACAGGCAGTGTTGTCATTAGAGGAGTTGCAAGCTCCCGATTTCTCTGCATGGATAGGAGGGGAAAACTGTATGGATCG TACACATACTCTAAGGAGGACTGCTCTTTTTTGGAACGCATCCTGCCAGATGGCTACAACATCTACGTCTCCAGAAAATATGGAGTCCTTGTGAATTTGGGTAAAGACGGGACTGTAGCGTCCCAGTTCCTGCCCATGGTGAACACACTTTCTCAGGAACCCACTGACCGCCACTCAGGGGAACAGCGCTCTCTCGTTGACACTCAACAGGACCATCAGTTAGGCCTTCAAATAGACAGTATGGACCCTTTTGGAAAGATCTCTCAAATTGTGATCCAAAGTCCCAGTTTCAACAAAAGATGA
- the lto1 gene encoding protein LTO1 homolog produces the protein MAFVSNSDDLFDSIIMADNRFRVEGYQEGFEEGTRQGTFEGRNHGRLHGAKLSAEVSFYYGFALAWKCLLQNNSDVKARKRLKAMESLIAVIQNFPYEDPQYEKLQEDMERVRAKFRQVCSLLNVATDFREYLSGSSGMSF, from the exons ATGGCTTTTGTGTCCAATAGTGATGATTTATTTGACTCCATTATCATGGCCGATAACAG GTTTCGTGTTGAAGGTTATCAGGAAGGGTTTGAGGAGGGAACTCGACAGGGAACCTTCGAGGGTCGAAACCACGGGCGGCTACACGGAGCCAAACTCAGTGCTGAG gTGTCTTTTTATTATGGATTTGCTCTTGCATGGAAATGTCTTCTTCAAAACAACAGTGATGTTAAAGCAAG AAAAAGGCTGAAAGCTATGGAGTCTTTGATAGCAGTGATCCAGAACTTCCCATACGAAGACCCTCAGTATGAGAAACTTCAGGAGGATATGGAAAGAGTGCGTGCCAAATTTAGACAG GTGTGCTCTTTATTGAATGTGGCAACAGACTTTAGAGAATATTTGAGTGGATCATCAGGAATGTCTTTCTGA
- the ccnd1 gene encoding G1/S-specific cyclin-D1 — protein sequence MEHQLFCCEVDTIRRAYQDSNLLNDRVLQTMLKAEENYLPSPNYFKCVQKEIVPKMRKIVATWMLEVCEEQKCEEEVFPLAMNYLDRFLSVEPTKKTRLQLLGATCMFLASKMKETVPLTAEKLCIYTDNSVRPSELLQMELLALNKLKWDLASVTPHDFIEHFLAKLPIHQSSKQILRKHAQTFVALCATDVNFIASPPSMIAAGSVAAAVQGLYLKSTDSCLSSQNLTNFLSQVIRSDPDCLRSCQEQIESLLESSLRQAQQHNISTETKRVEEDVDLSCTPTDVRDINI from the exons ATGGAACACCAGTTGTTTTGCTGTGAAGTGGATACCATAAGAAGAGCTTACCAAGATAGCAACCTGTTGAATGACCGAGTTTTACAGACAATGCTCAAAGCAGAGGAAAACTATCTTCCATCACCAAATTATTTCAAGTGTGTTCAGAAAGAAATTGTGCCTAAAATGAGGAAAATCGTCGCCACATGGATGCTCGAG GTCTGTGAAGAACAGAAATGCGAAGAGGAAGTTTTTCCATTGGCTATGAACTACCTGGACAGATTTTTATCCGTGGAGCCCACCAAAAAGACCAGGTTGCAGCTTTTAGGAGCAACCTGTATGTTTTTGGCCTCTAAAATGAAAGAGACTGTGCCACTAACAGCAGAGAAGTTGTGCATATACACGGACAACTCCGTCCGTCCCAGCGAATTATTG CAAATGGAACTGCTGGCACTAAATAAACTGAAGTGGGATCTAGCCTCAGTGACACCGCACGATTTCATTGAGCACTTCCTCGCCAAACTGCCTATACATCAGAGTTCCAAGCAGATACTGCGCAAGCATGCCCAGACATTTGTGGCCCTCTGTGCAACAG ATGTCAACTTCATCGCGAGCCCTCCCTCGATGATTGCGGCCGGCAGCGTTGCCGCAGCGGTGCAGGGGTTGTACCTGAAAAGCACCGACAGTTGCCTCTCGTCCCAGAACCTCACCAACTTCCTCTCCCAAGTCATCAGAAGTGACCCT GACTGCCTGCGATCGTGTCAGGAGCAGATCGAGTCCCTGCTGGAATCTAGTCTCAGACAAGCTCAGCAGCACAACATCTCCACAGAGACCAAAAGAGTGGAGGAGGACGTGGACCTCTCTTGCACTCCCACAGATGTCAGAGACATTAACATCTGA